The following are encoded together in the Capsulimonas corticalis genome:
- a CDS encoding glycerol-3-phosphate dehydrogenase/oxidase — MDLFSAKERSAGLERMARDGVDVLVIGGGITGVSVAMDAAARGYRVGLVDKGDFASGTSSKSTKLVHGGIRYLPQFDFSLVREALMERGLLFQNAPWIVNPLGFVLPLYQWNKRPLGSPIVPPFGIGLDLIVQAGLLLYDLLAGKLSIEHHRRLSLAQARLDAPVLKTEGMKHAFVYYDGQTDDTRLTVTVLRTAVAEGALAANYTEVTGFEIADDRIQGARLRDVVTGKAYAVKARHIVNAAGVFAQRIEELTGLESQLSVEPAKGVHLIFSRDTIPMSEKAIVLPETDDGRLLFIVPWEERVIVGTTDTEGGDIDHPITTEEDVTYLLNTCNRYLNITLKREDILATYSGYRPLIKSKNADKASSAKLSRSHAVLDGPAGMVSIVGGKLTTWRRMAEDTMNYIAKRDGKEPSLATRKMALSGSEGWATVRSRMESGQLGVAPDVARHLGAYYGVNLQRVLAIAHEDERFGARIVSDLPYLMAEVVYACRYEMAVTLDDMLSRRTRLVLEGRGQGLDIANDVARIMAKELGWDDAEIARQVAAYESIVHDQYQERAERDGCRRPGDPVLADSAKKDRDDWANAKVRTVQKPAKGAGTAG, encoded by the coding sequence ATGGATTTGTTTTCAGCGAAAGAGCGGTCCGCTGGGCTGGAGCGGATGGCGCGTGATGGGGTGGATGTGCTGGTGATCGGCGGCGGGATCACCGGGGTGTCGGTGGCGATGGACGCCGCCGCGCGCGGGTATCGCGTCGGCCTTGTGGACAAAGGGGACTTCGCCTCGGGGACCAGCAGCAAGTCCACGAAACTGGTGCATGGGGGCATTCGCTATCTGCCCCAGTTCGACTTTAGCCTGGTGCGCGAGGCGCTGATGGAGCGGGGGCTCCTTTTTCAAAACGCGCCCTGGATCGTCAATCCGCTGGGCTTTGTGCTTCCCCTTTACCAATGGAACAAGCGGCCGCTCGGCTCGCCGATCGTTCCGCCGTTTGGGATCGGGCTGGATTTGATCGTTCAGGCGGGGCTGCTGCTCTACGATCTTCTCGCGGGCAAGCTGTCGATCGAGCATCACCGCCGCCTTTCGCTGGCGCAGGCGCGCCTGGACGCCCCGGTACTGAAGACCGAGGGCATGAAGCACGCCTTTGTTTATTATGACGGGCAGACGGACGACACGCGGCTGACGGTGACGGTGCTGCGCACGGCCGTCGCCGAAGGCGCGCTCGCCGCGAACTATACGGAAGTGACGGGGTTTGAGATCGCGGACGACCGCATTCAAGGGGCCCGGCTGCGTGATGTCGTGACGGGCAAGGCGTACGCGGTGAAGGCGCGCCACATCGTCAACGCCGCCGGCGTCTTCGCGCAGCGGATCGAAGAATTGACGGGCCTGGAGTCTCAGCTTTCGGTCGAGCCGGCCAAGGGAGTCCATCTGATCTTCTCCCGCGACACGATCCCCATGAGCGAAAAGGCGATCGTGCTGCCGGAGACCGACGATGGGCGTCTGCTGTTCATCGTGCCCTGGGAGGAGCGAGTGATCGTCGGCACCACCGATACCGAGGGCGGCGACATCGATCATCCGATCACGACGGAAGAGGACGTGACGTATCTGCTCAATACCTGCAATCGCTACTTGAATATCACGCTGAAGCGTGAAGACATCCTGGCGACGTACTCGGGGTACCGGCCGCTGATCAAGAGCAAGAACGCCGACAAGGCGTCGTCGGCCAAGCTCTCGCGTAGCCATGCGGTGCTCGACGGGCCGGCGGGCATGGTCTCCATCGTCGGCGGAAAATTGACGACCTGGCGGCGCATGGCCGAGGATACCATGAACTACATCGCGAAGCGCGACGGCAAAGAGCCTTCCCTCGCGACCCGGAAGATGGCTCTGTCGGGAAGCGAGGGGTGGGCGACGGTCCGAAGCCGAATGGAAAGCGGCCAATTGGGCGTCGCGCCGGATGTCGCCCGTCACCTTGGCGCGTACTACGGCGTGAACTTGCAGCGCGTGCTGGCGATCGCGCATGAAGATGAGCGCTTTGGCGCGCGCATTGTGTCGGACCTGCCCTATCTCATGGCCGAGGTGGTGTACGCCTGCCGCTATGAGATGGCGGTAACCCTGGACGATATGCTGTCCCGCCGCACGCGCCTTGTTCTGGAGGGGCGCGGTCAGGGGCTGGATATCGCGAATGATGTGGCGAGGATTATGGCGAAGGAATTGGGATGGGATGACGCCGAGATCGCGCGGCAAGTCGCGGCCTATGAAAGCATCGTCCACGATCAGTATCAGGAACGGGCCGAACGTGATGGCTGCCGTCGTCCCGGCGATCCCGTTCTGGCGGATTCGGCGAAGAAGGATCGGGACGATTGGGCGAACGCGAAGGTGCGGACCGTTCAGAAGCCGGCGAAGGGCGCCGGAACGGCGGGATGA